Genomic window (Pseudomonadota bacterium):
CCCCGCCTGGCTCGCCAGCGCGCTGTCCGCGGCGTGCACATGCTGGTAAGGCCGGCCGTCGATCGACGGGAACGTGGTGCGCAGGATCTCGTGGCGCCGAATCGTATCGTTGAGTGCCTGCGTCAGGGCGTCTCGATCCAGCTCGCCCTCGAGGCGAAGCAGAAGCGGAATCGCGTAGGCCACATCGTTGCGATCCAGCTGCGCTAGGAACCACAGCCGCGCCTGCGCGGCCGTGAGCGGCAACGCCGTGTCCGCCAGCGCCGGATCCCGCCGCGTCAGCGTGTGCTCGGCCTCGCGGGCCGCTGCCGCTTCCACGCGAGCGGCGAGTTGCGCCACCGTGGGTGCCTCGAACAGCGCGCGCAAGGGCACCTCTCGACCGGCCCGTTGGCGCAGGCGCGACACCACCCGCGTCGCCAGCAGCGAGTGCCCGCCAAGGGCGAAAAAGTCATCGTCGGCGCCCACCCGCGCCTCGGCCAGGTCGAGGACCTCGGCGAAGATCGCAGCCACCGTCCGCTCGGCCTCCGTGCGCGGCGCCACCGCGGGCGACCTACGCGCGCGCAGCGCCCGGGCCTGCTCCGCGAGGGTGCGCCGATCGAGCTTGCCGTTCGGCGTGAGCGGCAGCCGCTCACGCGCCTCGATCTGCCGCGGCAGCATGTAGGCCGGCAGCGTCTCGGCGAGTTGCAAGGCCAGCGATGCTGGCACCACCGTCGCCGGGGTGACGAAGGCGACCAGCGTCTCGCCCTCCAGCACCACCGCAGCGGCGGCCACCTCCGGCAGAGCGCTCAAGCGCGCCTCCACCTCGCCCAGTTCCACCCGGAAGCCGCGCACCTTCACCTGACCGTCGCGACGACCGCCGAACTCGAGCGTGCCGTCGGCGCGCAGGCGGCAGACATCACCCGTGAGGTAGCGCCGGGCCCCGGGAGCACCGTGCGGATCGGGCACGAAGCGCGCGGCCGTCTCGCCCGCACGCCCCTCGTACCCTTGGGCGACGCCATCGCCGCCGATGGCCAGCTCACCCCAGACCCCGACGGGCACGGGCTGAGCCCGCTCATCGAGGACCGCCAGGCGAGTGGCACCGAGCGCCTTACCCAACGGTACGGTTGGGTTCCGCGCGTCACTCTCGAGCGCCGGATGATACTCATGAGCAGTCGACCAGACGGTGGTCTCGGTCGGTCCGTACAGGTTCCAGCCAGCCCCGACTCGCACGCTTAGCCAGTCGGCCAGGTCGCGGGGCAGCAAGTCGCCACCCGACAGGGCCGTTAGCTGCCGAGCGCACTCGCTGGCCTTCCCCGGCGCGGGCCACGCCGCCGCCAGCAGGAGGCGCCAGGTCGCCGGCGTGCCCTGCATGGCGTTGGCCTCGCTCATCGTCAGCTGCTCGGCGAGCGCCTCGCCGTCCGCTGCCTCGGCCGCACTCACCACTTGGGTCGTGCCGCCGGCGAGCAGCGGGCCCCAGCGCTCCAGCAAGGCGATGTCGAAGCCGAGGGTGGTCACGGCCAGGAACTTCACGCTCGCGTCCCAACGCAGGCGGGCGAGCATCGCATCGAGGAAAAACAGCGCCGCGCGGTGGGAGACGGCCACGCCCTTCGGCCGTCCCGTGGAGCCGGAGGTGTACAGCACGTACGCCGTCTGCTCGCCTAGCGGCGGGCCCGATGGCCCTTTGGGGATCGGGCGGGCGACGGTGACTTCGGGGACCGGGGCCGCGACGAGCGCGTCGAGGTCGATCGTCGTCACGGACGCGGGCCAGTCGAGCACCTTGCCGTCTCCCGCCGTCAGAACGACGTGGAGCTGGCTAGATTCGGCTATCCAGGCGAGACGATCGCGCGGGAACCCAGGATCCAGGGGCACGTAGGCCGCGCCTGCTTTCCAGACGGCGAGCATGCCGAGCCAATCGGCCAAGCCCCGCGATGTGGCGAGCCCTACCCGCGCCTCCGCACCGACCCCAGCGGCACCCAGCTGTGCCGCCAGCTGCGCCGCGCGGGCATCGAGTTCGCCGTAGGTCCACCCCTGCCCAGCGAAACTGATCGCCGGATGCGACGGCTGGGCCCTAGCGCGCTGGGTGAAGCGATCGCTCACGGTCTGCGCACCCTCCGCAGCCGGCGCCACCGGCGCCTCACCGTGCTGCAAGGCCAAGGGCAAGCCGAGAGGTAGCTCGCTCACGCGCAGGTCAGGTCGGGGCGCCGCGGCGTCGAGCAGCGTACGGTACGCCTCGCACCACGCCTGCACGGTCGAGCGGTCGAACAGATCGGTCGTGAACTCCACGTGGCAGCTCAGTCCCTCGTCCCCCTCGTGCCACGAGAAGGTGAGATCGAAGCGGGCGCGACGGTTGCCACTCGCGCGCGGCGCGATCCTCAGGCCAAGCGCCTCGAGGGGCTCGCCTCGCGGCGGCACGTTCTGCAGCAGCATCATCACTTGAAACAGCGGATGCTGGGCGGCGTCGCGTGGCACGGGCAGCGCTTCGATCAGTTGTTCGAAGGGCACGTCAGGATGCGCGAAGGCCCCCACGGCCGTCGCCCGCGCCCGCGCCAGTAGCTCCCGGAAGGTGGGATCGCCGGCCGTGTCCATGCGCAGCACGAGCGTGTTGACGAACAAGCCGATGAGGGCTTCCGTCTCCGGCCGCCCACGTCCGGACACGGCCGTGCCGATGCACGCCTCGCGCTGCCCCGCGAGGCGCGTGAGCAACACGGCAAGCCCCGTGCACAGAACCATGAAGAGCGTCGTGCCCTCCTCCGCCTCACTTGCCAAACGGCGCAGCCCTGCGGTGCTGGCAGGCGCCAGCGCAAAGCGGATCGAATCCCCTGCGTACGTCGGCGTCGCAGGCCTCGGCCGGTCCACCGGGAGCTGCAACGCCGCCGGTGCTCCGTCGAGTTGGCGCAGCCACCAATCGCGCTGCTGCGCCAGCGTGTTAGCAAACGATTCGCTTCGCTGCCAGCGGGCGAAGTCGCCGTACTGAATCGGCAGGTCGCCGAGCGGGGTGCGCTGCCCGGCGATGGCGGCGCGATAGCCGCTGACGAGCTCTGCCAGAAAGCACTGCGATGACCAGGCGTCGGACACGATGTGGTGGAAGGTGGCCGCGAGGCTCCAGCGATCGTCGCTCACGCGGATCAGCACCACCCGCCACGGCGGTCCGACGCTGAGATCGAAGGGGTCTTCCGCCGCGTGGATCAGCAGCGAGCGCAGGCGCGCCTCACGCGTGGCGTCGTCCTCGAGGGTGCGCAGATCATGCACCGCCAAGGGCACGTCCCCGGCCGGGGCCTCGCCCGCGGGCACGACGAGCTGCACGGCCTCTTCGCGGTCCGCCTTGTCACCGAGCGAAGGCAACCTAGCATCGACACCCTCCTCGCCACCGCCATCGATGAAGCGCGTCCGAAGGCTTTCATGGCGTGCGACCATGCTCGCCAAGGCGCTGCGCAAGGCGTTCGCCTGAATCGGCCCCACGCCGTCGATGGCCGTAGGGTTGTTGTAGAGCGCACTGCCGGGCGCCAGCTGCTCGAGGAACCACAGGCGACGTTGGGCGAAGGTGAGTGGCGCCACGACCTCACCGCTCCGGGCGATGGTCGGTGCCGCCTGCTCACGCCGCTGCTCGGCGAGTCGCTTTAAGAGCAGCCGCCGCTTCTCCGGGGACAGTTGGGCGAGGCGATCCTGCAGACTGCTCACGAGCGATCCTCCTCCAGCAGCCGCGCGGCTTCCTCGTCGCTGAGTCCTTCGAGCTCGGATAGCAAGGCGTCCAGATCCTCGCCCGCCGTGGTGCGCTCGAGTTCCGCCGAGATGACCCGCGCCGCACTCGCCACCGTGGGCGCCTCAAAGAAGCGCTCCACCGGGACGTCGAGCGCGAAGCGTGAGGTGATCTTCGACAGCAGCATGGTGGCGAGCAGTGAGTCCCCGCCAAGATCGAAGAACGGATCCTCCACACCCACCTGCTCAAGGCCCAGCACATCTGCCCAGATCTCCGCCACGGCCGCTTCGATCTCGTTTCGCGGCGCCACGTAGGCGGTAGCGATCTGCGGCCGCGGCGAGCGGGACGCCGGCCCGCCTTGCGCGGGCTGCGCGTCGCCGGCGCGTAGCCGATGCGACACTTCTCGGCGCCGCTGCACCAGATCGCGCGTCGACACGAAGGTGTGCCTGAGGTCGGGCACCGCCAGGATTCGCTCGAGGAGTCCCATGGCGTCGGCCACGGGCAGGGCTTGAATCGCGAGCCCCGCGGGACCCGATCGGCCCTCGTCCCACACGTCCCAGCTCACGCTGCGCCAGGGGTCGCCCTTGGCGGTGGCGAAGGCATCGAGAAAGGCGTTCGCCGCGGTGTAGCTCAAAGTGCCCAGACCGCCTAGGAGCGAGGCCAGGGACGACCACAGCACGACCGCCTGAGGCTGATGGGCGCGCAGCGCCGTCGCCAGCGCGCGAGTGCCCTCCACCTTCGCCCCTAATGGCGCGATGAGGTCTTCCGTCGTCGTGGTCTGCAGCGGAGTGCGCGAGGCCACGTTCGCCAGGTGCAGCACCAGTCCGAGCGCACCGTGGCGCGCGCTGATGTCGTCAAACAGTGCGGTGAGCGCCTCCGCGTCGGTGATGTCCACCCGGTGGTGCTCGAACACCTCGGCCTGGGCGGCCAGCGCAGTGAGTTCCTCGTCTGGGGCGTCGCCTGCCCGACGGCTCGCCACCACGACACGAACCCCGCGCTCCTCGACCAGCCAGCGTGCGATCGCCCGCCCAATCCGGCCGAGCCCGCCGATCAACACCACTAGCGTACCCTGCGCCAAGGACGGCGCCGCGGGCAGATCGAGGGCCTGGAGGCACTCACCCCAGCGGTGACGGCCGCGCAGGGCCACGATGCCCTCTGGCCGATCTACTGTCGCAAGTTCGCGATACAAGCGCCGTACCACCGCACCGTCATCGCGATCGACATCGATTACCCGTAGCGCTGGCTCGCTCACCTCCTGGGGCGCGACGCGCAGAGCGCCGAGGATGGTCGCCAGGTCGGGATCGAGGTCATCGCCGTCCGTTACGTCGGCAAGTCCTTGCGTCACGACGGCCAGCTGGTGAGCGGCGCCGCCGACGCGCTCCCCCACCCCGCCTGACGTCCCCCGACCCAACAACGTCCGTAGCAAGCTCGTTGTAGTCGCCAGGTACTCGGCGGCGGCGGATGCGGTCGACGACGGGGCTGCCTGGAGGGTGGTGCCAGTGATGTACACCATGCGCACCGATGCGCCCTCTTCCTCGATAGCGCGCACGGCTGACGCCACGCCCGCGAGGTCCTGAACAGAGCTCTGCTGCACCGGGAGGCCGGCCTGCTCCAACGCTGCCACTAGGCCGGTCGCCACGTGGCTGTCGTGCGCCACCACCAGCCAGTGTTCAGTGGCATCCGCCACGTCACCCGGCGGCACGCTCTGCGCCAGCCGCTGCCAGGCGGGGAGCCAGACCCGTCCCTCAGGTACGCGCGTGGGGTCCGCGTCCGTGGCGGCATCCACCGCGGACGTGGCCGCCGCGGTCCGGTCCACCCAGTGGCGCTCGCGCTGGAACGGATACAAGGCAAGTCCGGGTACGCGCCTGGCCTTCTCCTGGGAGTTGAACGGATCCAGCGCCACCGTGAGACCGCCGGACCAAAGGCCAGCGCTAGTCGTGAGCCAGGTACGCGCGTCCGCTACGCGATCCTCGGCGTTGACCGGCGCCAGCGAGGCCATGCGCCGGGCGGAGGGCGCCGCCTCGCGCGCCAGCGGCAACAAGGTCTCCCCGGTGCCCAGCTCCACGAACACGGTGCCGGCGTCGGCCGCCACCTGCGTCAGGGCGCTGCCGAAGCGCACGGCCTCGCGCAGCTGGCGGCCCCAATAGGCGGGGTCCGTCGCCTCCTCGCAGGTCAACGGAGCGCCCGACACGTTCGAGATGACGGCGCGGCTCGGCGCCCGCAGCTCGACGGTCGCCACCGTCTCCACGAAGGGCTCCACCGCCCCATCCACGAGCGGCGAGTGGAAGGCGTGCGAGGTCGCCAGCGGCTTCACGTTTAGGCCGAGCCCGGCCAGCTTCTCGGCCAGTGACGCGATGGCCTCGGTCGGTCCCGCCAGGGTCGTTGCACTCGGTCCGTTCACTGCCGCAACGACGACATCGCCAGCGCCCTGCACGTGCTCGGCGAGCGCGTCCGCCGACGCGCGCACGGCGAGCATCGACCCGCGCGGCTGCGCCGCCAGGATCCGTCCGCGTGCCGCCACCAACAGCAGTCCGTCTTCCTCGCTGAATACATCCGCTAGGCAGGCCGCAGCGAGCTCGCCCAAGCTATGTCCCAGCATGAGCGTGGGCTCGACCCCACGCTCGAGCCAGCATCGCCCGAGGGCGACTTCCAGGGCGAACAGCAGGGGCTGGGCGATGGCCGTATCGTCGATCGCCGCGGGATCGGGCGCGCCCGCCCGGGTGAACCAGGGCAACGGGTCCACCCCCAGCAGCTTCTCCAGGCGGCCACACAGGCGAACTAGGTGCTCGCGCAGGCGGCGATCGCTCGCCAGCAGCTGACGCGCGAGGCCGAGGCGCTGGGCCCCCTGCCCCGGCAGCAGCCAAACGACGCGCTCGATCGGCGCCACCGGCACGAGGGCACCCGGGGTCCGCAAGCGAGCCGCTGCGTCTGCCCCGTCCGTCGCCGCGATCGCACAGCGCGCGGCCATCACGCGCCGGCCTTGGCGTAGGGTTGCGCCCACGTCCTGCAGCGAGGGCGCTGGGGACTGCCGCTCCAGGGCGACGGCGAGCGCCTCACCGCGCGCGGCGAGCGCGGCCGGCGTCTGGGCCGACAGCGGCAACAGCACGGGAAGGGGCCCCTCGGCGGCGTTGGCAGCCGCGTCGGCGCTGGCGGACACTGCCTGAGCGTTGACCCGCGCGGTGCATTCGGGCGCTTGCTCGAGGACCAAATGCACGTTGGTGCCGCCGATGCCGAAGGCACTGACGCTGGCCCGCCGGGGCGCACCATTCGCCGGGCGCCACTCGCTCGCCGACTGGGGCACGTAGAATCGCTCGCCTAAGGCGATGTCTGGGTTGATCGCCTCGAACTCCGGCTGCGGCGGCAGCGTGGCGTGCTCCAAGGCGAGCACCGCCTTGATCAGCCCAGCTACACCGGCGGCGGCATCGAGGTGGCCGATGCTCGCCTTGATCGCGCCGAGCGCGCACCGCTCCCCCGGGGAGTCGCCGAAGGCCTTGCGCAGGGCGGCGATCTCGATCGGGTCACCGAGGCGCGTGCCCGTGCCGTGGGTCTCCACGAAACCGATCGTGTCCGGATCGACGCCCGCGACCGCCAGCGCTTCGGCCACCACGTCCGCCTGCCCATCCACCCCGGGCGCCCCGAAGCCGACCTTGACCGCGCCGTCGTTGTTGATCGCCGAGCCGCGCAAGACGGCCCGTATCGGATCGCCGTCGGCGAGCGCATCTTCCAAGCGCCGCAGCACCACGACGCCAACGCCGCTGCCGGGCACGGTGCCGCGCGCGCCGCTGTCGAAGGGCCGGCAGTGACCGTCGGGCGACAGCACGCCGCCCTCCTGCGCCAAATACCCCTGAGTGGTCGGCACGAAGATGGAGGCGCCGCCCGCAAGCGCGACGTCACAGCTGTGCATCAGCAGCGCCTGGGCCGCCAAGTGCACCGCCACGGCCGACGACGAGCACGCGCTTTGCACATCGACGCTCGGTCCACGCAGGTCCAGGCGGTAGGAGACGCGGGTGGTGAAGAAGTCCTTCTCCGTGCCGAGCGAGCCGAGGCGCAGACGATCGATCAGGTCCCCGTCCGCGTGCAGCGGATCGGCCCCGGCGAGAATCTGGTTAGCGAAGTAGCTGCTCGCACTCACGCCCCCGTAGATGCCCGCGCGAAGATCACCGCCAGGGGCGATGGCGGCGTCTTCCAGCGCCTCGAAGGCACACTCCAGGAACAGGCGGTGCTGGGGGTCCGTGAAGGCCGCCTCGCGCGGGCTCATGCCGAACAGGCCCGCATCGAACCCCGCCACCTCCTCGAGCACGCCGCGGGCGCGCACGTAGGCGGGGTCTCGCAGCTGGCGCTCGGGCACGCCGGCCGCCGCCAGCTCCGCCTCGCTGAGCGTGCGGATGCCGCGGCTCCCCGTGCGTAACAGCTCCCACAGGGCCGCCACGCTGGGGGCCCCCGGGAAGCGGCCGGACATGCCGACGATGGCGATCGCATCGTCTGGCAGGGCCGGTGGCACGGCCTGACTCACCGCCGCGCCTCGGACGGGTCGCAGTCGTGGGCCGCCTCATCGTTGGCGCTGTCGAGCGCCTTCGCAGGCGAGCGCGAGCGCCGGCGTTCGAGGGCCTCACGGCGGGCGCTGACGCGATCGTCCCGCTGCTGCGCCACCGCGGCACTGTCCTGCTCGGCCACGCCGCTGATGTGCCTGGCCAGGGTCTGCACCGTCGGGTAGCGAAAGAGGTCCACTAACTCGATCGACGCGCCCAGCCGCTCGGCCAGCTTCGGATGCAGCTGCACCAGCGTGAGCGATGTGCCGCCGAGCTCGAAGAAGTTGTCGTGCACGCCGACTCGATCGACCTGCAGCGCCTCTTCCCATAAGCGCGCCACCTCCCGTTCGACCTCGCCGGTCGGCGCCACGTGCGGAGCACTCGCCACGGCCTGCGCGGGCACGAGGGCCCGCAGCGCACGGCGATCCACCTTACCTCGGTTGTCTTGCGGCAGTGACGCCGGACCGACCACCCAGCGCCCAGGCACCATGTACGTCGGCAGCCGTGACGTGAGGGCCGCCCGAAGATCGACCGCCTCCCGGTCCTCGCTGACGACGAAGGCCACGAGCACGGTCCCAACGCCGTCGTTAGCCGGCACGTCGAGCACGGCTACCTCGGCCACGCCGTCGAGCGCCGCCACCGCGCGCTCCACCTCGGCGAGTTCCACCCGATGGCCCCGTACCTTCACCTGCCGATCCACCCGGCCGACGTACTCCAGTGCACCGTCCGGGCGCCGGCGCACGCGATCGCCGGTCCGGTAGAGCCGTGCACCAGGCACGCCAGACAGGGGATCCGGCACGAAGCGGGCCGCCGTGGCCGCGGGCATTTCGGCATAGCCCCGCGCCAGCGTCGGTCCGCCGACGTACAACTCCCCCGCCACGCCGACGGGCGCCGGCTCGCCGCGCGCATCGAGCACGTAGAGCGCCGCATCGCCGAAAGCTCGCCCGATGGGAACCTCGGCGCGCCGCGGATCCTCGGCCTGCTCCGACACCCGGTGGGCGCTGACGACGACCGTCGTCTCCGTCGGGCCGTAGCTATTGACGATCACAGGTGCAGCACGGCCCGCGGCAACGGCCTCGCGCCACGGCGCCAGCGCAGCGGGCACCAGGCGCTCCCCGCCAAGAATGACCAGGCGCACACACGCGGGCAGCGATTGCGCTCGTTCGGCCAGCGTACGCGATAGCTGATGCCAGTACGCCGTTGGCAAATCCACCACAGTGACGCCTGCCTCGGCGCAGCGCTCGACGAAGCGCGCGGCGTCCACGAGCATCGCGGCATCGCGTGGCACGAGACACGCGCCGGCCGTCAGGGCCCCAAAGATCTCCTCGATGGAAGCATCGAAGGCGAGGGAGGAGAACTGCAGCACGCGATCCTCAGGGGATAATGCGTACGTCTCCACCGCGGCGCGCGAAAAGCTCGCGAGCGCCTCGTGCTCCACCACCACCCCTTTGGGCGTGCCGGTGGAGCCGGAGGTGAAGGCGACGTAGGCCGCGTCTCGCGGGCCGATCCTCGGCCTAAGCGCATCATCGAGGGCCTGCTTCGAGCACGGCGCTTGGTCCAGATCCGGGCAGACCGCGACCTGGCGGTCCCCCGCTTCCAGCGACCACGACGCGTCGCCCGACATGAGCACTCGCGTCACGCCCGCTTGCGCGAGCATCTGCTCGCGACGTTCGCGAGGCACGCTCTCCTCGATCACCATGAACGCAGCGCCGGCGCGCAGGACGCCCAGCATGGCCCCGATCACGGTTGCTCCGCGTTCCAGAGCGAGCGCGACCACATCGCCGCGGCGCACGCCGCCGACGACGAGTTGTTGCGCAACCCGCTGTGCATGGTGATTCAGTTCGCCGTAGCTGATCAGCCGGTGACCGAGGGCGATGGCAGGCGCCGTCGGGACCGCCTCCACCCGTGCGTCGAACGCCGCGAGCACATGGTTGTCAGAGGTCGGCAGCGCTTCCGCCAGCGGCGTCACGCTAGCGGCTGCTACGGAGGCGGCAGCCAGTGCTTCACGCACGGGTGGCAGCGCAGGCACTGGTACCGCGGCTTGCACTTCCAGCGTCATCGCCTCGAGCGCAGCTGTAGGGGCGGCGGCGATCGCTGCCATCAGCGAGGCGAAGTGGCCGGCTAGCAAATCGCCGTGTGCCCCATCGTAGACATCATCGTGCAGTTCGATGAACAGGGCGAGTTCGTTCTTGTCATTGAAGTCGCTGACCTGCACCGAAAGGCTCTCGAAGCCGAGGCCCGTGTGCAGCCAACGAATATCGACCGGCGCGCCTGCAAACTGGTCCGTACCGGCGGTGTGCACGTTCAGCACGACATCGTAGAGGGGCGCGTCGACGGGGTTGCGCACCACCTGCTCGCCGTGGCGCAAGGCGGCCTTGACGGCGGGACCGGTGCGCGCGAAGAGACTCGCTAGTGAATCCTCCCCCGTCACGGTCATGGTGACCGGTAGCACGCGCATGAACAGGCCGAGGGTCCCACGCGCGCTCTGGCGGCCGCGATTGCGCCACGGCATGCCCACCACCACTTCCTCGACGCCCGCCGTTCGATGCAGGAAGGCGACGAGCACGGCGAGGAACAGGCGCAAGCGCATGACCGGATGGGGTCGCGAGCGACCCGACAGCTGGGCCAGCGCAGCATCGAGCGCACTGCCCACCAAGGCACCGATCGGCACCTCTAGCTGCCGCGTCGTGAGCCCCTGCTTGATACCCGTTGCCCCATAGCAGCGGGGCGCCTCCGGGCGCTGCGCCAGCAGCCCATCCCAGTAGGCGCGCTGCTCCTCCCAGGCGCCACCCACGCGCTGCTGTTGCTCCCACGCCAGATGCTCTCGGTAGGATGGGAGCGCAAGCGGCGCGTGGACATCGGAAGACTCGCCGAGCTGGCGATAAAGCGTCGACACGTGCTCGACGATGAACTGGATGGACTCACCGTCGGACACGATCTGATGCTGCACGAACAACCACGTGAAGCGCTCTGGGGACCGGCGGATCAGAACGCTGCGATGGGTGCCCTGCGTAATGTCGAGGGGCTCGAAGGCCAACGCGCGCACCTGCTGCGCGAATGCGTGGTCATCGAGATGCGCGAGGTCCAGCGTCGTCAGCGCGAGGTCCGCCGCGTCGTTGATCACCAGCTGCGGCACCCCGTCGCGCTCGACCACCGCGGATCGCATCGCGTCGCTGGCCCTGACCAGCGCCCCCAGCGCGCGTTCGAAGCGCGCCTCGTCGAGCACTTGCTCCACGTCGACGGTGATCGCCAGCAGATACAACGGACGGGTGGGATCGAGGCGCTGCCCGGTCCACACGAGCAGCTGGTTGTCGCTGAGGTTCGATGCCTCACGGTCCGCGCCCAGCACGGGCGACTGGGGTGCCGCAGGGTAAGGGGCGATCGCCCCCGTGGGCAGCGCCAGACAAGCGCCCAGCGCCGCGACGGTCTGCGTGGGGTCCGCGGTCGCCGCCGCCACCGTCTCCTCGAAGGCACGCGCGATCGCCTGCGCAGTGCGGCGTTCGAACAGATCGCTGGAAAACTCCAGCATGCCGGTCATGCCGGCGCGCCCTTGCTCACCTAACACTGACGATGGGTCGTCCAAAAGCAATGAGAGGTCGGTCTTCGCGGTGCCCGTGTCCAGCGGCTCGACGGCGATCTCCAGGTCTTCGACCTGCAGCACGCCGCCCGGCGTGTTCTGCAGAGCGAAGGCCACCTGGGCGAAGGGCGCGGCCTGCAGGTCGCGATCGCGACGGGCTGCGTCCACGATGACCTCGAAGGGCAGCTCCGCGTTCTCGAAGGCCGCCAGACTGGTGGTGCGGGTGGCGGCGAGCAGTGCCTCGAAGGTGGCGTCCTCGCTCACCTGCGTTCGCAAGGGGATGGAGTTCACAAAGAACCCGACCAGGCCGTGGGTCTCGGCCCGCCGCCGCCCCGCCAGGGGGGAGACGATCACGAGATCCTGCTCACCGCACAGCCGCTGCAGCACCACCTGCCAGGCTGCCAAGGCCACCATGAAGCGCGTCGCGCGGCAGCGGCGCGCCAGGGCGTCGAGCGCGCTGAGCGCGGCTGCATCGAGTGACACGGGCACCCGCTCACCGCGGAAGCTCGGTACCGGCGGGCGCACGTGGTCCGTGGGTAGCGAGAGCCGGGCGGGTGCGCCGGCGAGTGTCTCGCGCCACCAGCTCACATCGGCCTCGTTGTGCGCGTGACGCCGTTGCCACAGAGCGTAATCAGCGTAAGTGATGGGTAACGGTGCGAGCCTCGCCTGAGCGGCGTCGCCGTACGCCTGGGAGTCGGCGTAGGCGATCCCTAGTTCGCGCAGCATGATGCCGACCGACCAGCCGTCAGCAGCGGCGTGGTGCAGCGTGACGATCAATTCGTGGCACTGCTCGCTCAGTCGCAGCAGGAGGGCGCGGGCGAGGGGCGGCGTGGCCAGGTCGAACGGCTGCGCTGCGGCCGCGGCCGCGAGCGCCTGCGCTCGGGCCTTGCGGCCCTGCTCGGGAACGTCCCTCAGGTCGACGAGCTCGAAGGGCATGGCCATCGGCGGGGCCACCACTTGGACGACGTCGAGTGCCGGAGCGCTGCTGGCGGACCCCACCGCATGGCCTTGCGTGGGCGCGGCGTCGCCCTCCTCTCCTGCTGCATCGGCACTGCTGCGCGGCACGAGCCCAGCGCGCAGCGGCGCGTGACGCGCCAAGAGCGCATCGAGCGCTGCGCGCAGGCGTGCCACGTCCAAGTGTCCGCGGAGGATCGCGCGAGCGGGCATGTGGTAGACCGCCGTGCCCGGCAGCAGCTGCTCCATCAGCCACAGGCGCCGTTGCCCGTAGGAAGCAGGTACCGGCGCGTCACCAAGGTCGTGGCGCGGGATCGGTAGCACGCGCGGCGCGTTGGCGCCATCGGCACTCGCTTCGGGAAACGCCGGGCCAACATCACTCGCAGACTCACCTAGCACCTTCGCCAGGTCCGCCACGGTCGTCGCCTGAAACAGCGTGCGCAGTTCGATCGTAAACCCGAGCTTCTCCTCCAGGTCGGCGATCACGCGGGTGGCAAGCAGGGAGTGGCCACCCAGGTCGAAGAAGTCGTCGGCAATCCCCACCCGGTCGACGGACAGCACTTGGGCGAAGGACGCGGCGACGAGCGCCTCTAGGGCGTTGCGGGGGGCCACGTAGTGCGTCTCGCGGCTGCCACGCCCTGGATCGAGCGCGAGCAGGCGACGGCGATCGAGCTTGCCGCGCGATGTCGTCGGCATCGTGGTGACGGCCACGAAGCGCTCCGGCACCATGTAGCGTGGCAGGCGAGCCTCCAGGTAATCCCGCAGCGCGCCCGCCAGCTCACCGGCCGACGTGTCCTCAGCCGGTGCGCGTCCGTACACCGCCAGGTCCACATCGGCCGCCACGGCACTCGAGGGCGCAGCGCCCGTGGCGCCGAGATGCAACTCCAGGCAGCCGTCGCCCGTCGCACTCAGGCGCACGTCGACGGTCGCGCAGTAGCGTTCGCCCAGCGACCACAGGTCGTCGGGATCGATCGCCGGGCCGACGGTGGCCGCCATCCGCCGGGCGAGCGACGCGGCATCCGCCGGCCGGCCATCGCTGGCGATCGGCGCGAACAGCTCCTCGCCCGCCAGCGCGGCAGCGGCAACGCGGGCATTAGG
Coding sequences:
- a CDS encoding SDR family NAD(P)-dependent oxidoreductase; the protein is MSQAVPPALPDDAIAIVGMSGRFPGAPSVAALWELLRTGSRGIRTLSEAELAAAGVPERQLRDPAYVRARGVLEEVAGFDAGLFGMSPREAAFTDPQHRLFLECAFEALEDAAIAPGGDLRAGIYGGVSASSYFANQILAGADPLHADGDLIDRLRLGSLGTEKDFFTTRVSYRLDLRGPSVDVQSACSSSAVAVHLAAQALLMHSCDVALAGGASIFVPTTQGYLAQEGGVLSPDGHCRPFDSGARGTVPGSGVGVVVLRRLEDALADGDPIRAVLRGSAINNDGAVKVGFGAPGVDGQADVVAEALAVAGVDPDTIGFVETHGTGTRLGDPIEIAALRKAFGDSPGERCALGAIKASIGHLDAAAGVAGLIKAVLALEHATLPPQPEFEAINPDIALGERFYVPQSASEWRPANGAPRRASVSAFGIGGTNVHLVLEQAPECTARVNAQAVSASADAAANAAEGPLPVLLPLSAQTPAALAARGEALAVALERQSPAPSLQDVGATLRQGRRVMAARCAIAATDGADAAARLRTPGALVPVAPIERVVWLLPGQGAQRLGLARQLLASDRRLREHLVRLCGRLEKLLGVDPLPWFTRAGAPDPAAIDDTAIAQPLLFALEVALGRCWLERGVEPTLMLGHSLGELAAACLADVFSEEDGLLLVAARGRILAAQPRGSMLAVRASADALAEHVQGAGDVVVAAVNGPSATTLAGPTEAIASLAEKLAGLGLNVKPLATSHAFHSPLVDGAVEPFVETVATVELRAPSRAVISNVSGAPLTCEEATDPAYWGRQLREAVRFGSALTQVAADAGTVFVELGTGETLLPLAREAAPSARRMASLAPVNAEDRVADARTWLTTSAGLWSGGLTVALDPFNSQEKARRVPGLALYPFQRERHWVDRTAAATSAVDAATDADPTRVPEGRVWLPAWQRLAQSVPPGDVADATEHWLVVAHDSHVATGLVAALEQAGLPVQQSSVQDLAGVASAVRAIEEEGASVRMVYITGTTLQAAPSSTASAAAEYLATTTSLLRTLLGRGTSGGVGERVGGAAHQLAVVTQGLADVTDGDDLDPDLATILGALRVAPQEVSEPALRVIDVDRDDGAVVRRLYRELATVDRPEGIVALRGRHRWGECLQALDLPAAPSLAQGTLVVLIGGLGRIGRAIARWLVEERGVRVVVASRRAGDAPDEELTALAAQAEVFEHHRVDITDAEALTALFDDISARHGALGLVLHLANVASRTPLQTTTTEDLIAPLGAKVEGTRALATALRAHQPQAVVLWSSLASLLGGLGTLSYTAANAFLDAFATAKGDPWRSVSWDVWDEGRSGPAGLAIQALPVADAMGLLERILAVPDLRHTFVSTRDLVQRRREVSHRLRAGDAQPAQGGPASRSPRPQIATAYVAPRNEIEAAVAEIWADVLGLEQVGVEDPFFDLGGDSLLATMLLSKITSRFALDVPVERFFEAPTVASAARVISAELERTTAGEDLDALLSELEGLSDEEAARLLEEDRS